In Garra rufa chromosome 15, GarRuf1.0, whole genome shotgun sequence, a single genomic region encodes these proteins:
- the gucd1 gene encoding protein GUCD1 encodes MNDDVMLNVPVIRQLYHWDCGLACSRMVLEYLHPVSEEEFQRACLDLEFTESVWTIDLAYLMCKLGVRHCFCTQTLGVDKGFRNQSFYKKHFDTEEDRVNELFLKAESKGVLVKKCSVTVQEIQNHLEQGHVAIVLVNAVVLVCELCSTPVKYCCFLPVGQKCFCRKPDYQGHFVVVCGFNRKSGSIFYNNPAYSDRVCCTSFSNFEEARRSYGTDEDILFVYKDG; translated from the exons ATGAACG ATGATGTGATGTTAAATGTACCGGTCATCCGGCAGCTGTACCACTGGGATTGTGGCCTGGCCTGTTCGAGAATGGTACTAGA GTATTTACATCCAGTAAGTGAGGAGGAATTTCAGAGAGCGTGTTTGGATCTGGAGTTCACGGAAAGCGTGTGGACTATTGACCTGGCTTATCTCATGTGTAAGCTGGGGGTCAGACACTGCTTCTGCACACAGACGCTCGGTGTGGACAAGGGCTTCAGGAACCAG TCTTTCTACAAAAAGCATTTTGACACGGAGGAGGACAGGGTAAATGAACTGTTTCTGAAGGCTGAAAGCAAAGGAGTTCTGGTGAAAAAATG TTCTGTTACTGTTCAAGAGATCCAGAACCACCTGGAGCAGGGTCATGTGGCCATCGTGCTGGTCAACGCAGTGGTGTTGGTGTGTGAGCTGTGCTCCACGCCTGTCAAATACTGCTGTTTCCTCCCTGTGGGTCAAAAATGCTTTTGCAGGAAGCCAGATTACCAGGGCCACTTCGTGGTGGTGTGTGGATTCAACCGTAAATCCGGCAGCATCTTCTACAACAATCCTGCCTACTCGGACC GTGTGTGCTGCACAAGCTTTAGTAATTTTGAAGAGGCCAGAAGAAGCTACGGAACTGACGAGGACATTCTGTTTGTCTACAAAGACGGTTGA
- the upb1 gene encoding beta-ureidopropionase isoform X2, whose protein sequence is MSEKDFESLEKVLETYVPEAERREVRRLLFGKELKKLDFPQSAIDAAVEQDFDLKGYVFEASPEQLRPPRTVRVGLIQNKIVLPTDAPVLEQITALHKRVGEMVEVAAMCGVNIVCFQEAWTMPFAFCTREREPWTEFAESAEDGLTTRFCIQSTYYMEGNTGHPVFQTQFGKIAVNICYGRHHPLNWLMYSVNGAEIIFNPSATVGLLSEPMWPIEARNAAIANHCFTCAINRVGTEYFKNEFTSGDGKKAHNDFGHFYGSSYVAAPDGSRSPGLSRTRDGLLVAEMDLNLNRQVADKWNFKMTGRYEMYAEELKKAVQHDFKPNIVKE, encoded by the exons ATGTCTGAGAAAGACTTTGAATCGCTAGAAAAGGTTCTGGAGACATATGTACCTGAGGCTGAACGCAGAGAGGTCAGAAGACTGCTGTTCGGAAAAGAGCTCAA GAAGCTGGACTTTCCCCAGAGTGCAATAGATGCTGCAGTGGAGCAAGATTTTGATCTGAAGGGTTATGTGTTTGAAGCTTCTCCAGAGCAGCTCAGACCGCCCAGAACTGTTCGCGTGGGACTCATTCAAAACAAGATAGTCCTGCCCACTGATGCTCCTGTTCTTGAACAG ATCACAGCTCTGCACAAGCGTGTGGGGGAGATGGTAGAGGTGGCGGCCATGTGTGGGGTCAATATCGTGTGCTTCCAGGAAGCCTGGA CAATGCCTTTTGCATTCTGTACACGAGAGAGGGAGCCCTGGACAGAGTTTGCCGAATCGGCTGAGGACGGGCTCACCACACGCTTTTGTATTCAG TCGACATATTACATGGAAGGGAACACCGGCCACCCTGTATTCCAGACACAGTTTGGAAAGATTGCTGTCAACATCTGCTACGGCCGACACCACCCTCTCAACTGGTTAATGTACAGCGTAAATGGGGCTGAGATCATCTTTAACCCTTCGGCCACAGTTGGATTGCTCAG TGAACCAATGTGGCCGATTGAGGCTAGAAATGCTGCCATTGCAAACCACTGCTTCACCTGTGCCATCAACCGCGTGGGAACG GAGTATTTCAAGAATGAGTTCACATCTGGAGATGGAAAGAAAG CGCACAATGACTTTGGCCACTTTTACGGCTCCAGCTACGTCGCTGCACCTGACGGCAGCAGATCCCCAGGACTATCCAGAACCCGCGATGGCCTACTGGTGGCAGAGATGGACTTGAACCTAAATCGCCAAGTTGCAGACAAATGGAACTTTAAG ATGACTGGAAGGTATGAAATGTATGCAGAAGAGCTCAAAAAAGCTGTCCAGCATGACTTCAAACCCAACATTGTTAAGGAGTGA
- the upb1 gene encoding beta-ureidopropionase isoform X1 yields MSEKDFESLEKVLETYVPEAERREVRRLLFGKELKKLDFPQSAIDAAVEQDFDLKGYVFEASPEQLRPPRTVRVGLIQNKIVLPTDAPVLEQITALHKRVGEMVEVAAMCGVNIVCFQEAWTMPFAFCTREREPWTEFAESAEDGLTTRFCIQLAKKYNMVVVSPILERDEIHGGTLWNTAVVVSNNGNVLGKSRKNHIPRVGDFNESTYYMEGNTGHPVFQTQFGKIAVNICYGRHHPLNWLMYSVNGAEIIFNPSATVGLLSEPMWPIEARNAAIANHCFTCAINRVGTEYFKNEFTSGDGKKAHNDFGHFYGSSYVAAPDGSRSPGLSRTRDGLLVAEMDLNLNRQVADKWNFKMTGRYEMYAEELKKAVQHDFKPNIVKE; encoded by the exons ATGTCTGAGAAAGACTTTGAATCGCTAGAAAAGGTTCTGGAGACATATGTACCTGAGGCTGAACGCAGAGAGGTCAGAAGACTGCTGTTCGGAAAAGAGCTCAA GAAGCTGGACTTTCCCCAGAGTGCAATAGATGCTGCAGTGGAGCAAGATTTTGATCTGAAGGGTTATGTGTTTGAAGCTTCTCCAGAGCAGCTCAGACCGCCCAGAACTGTTCGCGTGGGACTCATTCAAAACAAGATAGTCCTGCCCACTGATGCTCCTGTTCTTGAACAG ATCACAGCTCTGCACAAGCGTGTGGGGGAGATGGTAGAGGTGGCGGCCATGTGTGGGGTCAATATCGTGTGCTTCCAGGAAGCCTGGA CAATGCCTTTTGCATTCTGTACACGAGAGAGGGAGCCCTGGACAGAGTTTGCCGAATCGGCTGAGGACGGGCTCACCACACGCTTTTGTATTCAG CTGGCCAAAAAATACAACATGGTGGTGGTGTCTCCCATTTTGGAGAGAGATGAGATCCACGGTGGAACATTGTGGAACACTGCAGTGGTGGTGTCCAATAATGGCAATGTTCTAGGCAAATCACGGAAGAATCACATTCCCCGCGTGGGAGACTTCAACGAG TCGACATATTACATGGAAGGGAACACCGGCCACCCTGTATTCCAGACACAGTTTGGAAAGATTGCTGTCAACATCTGCTACGGCCGACACCACCCTCTCAACTGGTTAATGTACAGCGTAAATGGGGCTGAGATCATCTTTAACCCTTCGGCCACAGTTGGATTGCTCAG TGAACCAATGTGGCCGATTGAGGCTAGAAATGCTGCCATTGCAAACCACTGCTTCACCTGTGCCATCAACCGCGTGGGAACG GAGTATTTCAAGAATGAGTTCACATCTGGAGATGGAAAGAAAG CGCACAATGACTTTGGCCACTTTTACGGCTCCAGCTACGTCGCTGCACCTGACGGCAGCAGATCCCCAGGACTATCCAGAACCCGCGATGGCCTACTGGTGGCAGAGATGGACTTGAACCTAAATCGCCAAGTTGCAGACAAATGGAACTTTAAG ATGACTGGAAGGTATGAAATGTATGCAGAAGAGCTCAAAAAAGCTGTCCAGCATGACTTCAAACCCAACATTGTTAAGGAGTGA